One region of Triticum aestivum cultivar Chinese Spring chromosome 6B, IWGSC CS RefSeq v2.1, whole genome shotgun sequence genomic DNA includes:
- the LOC123136781 gene encoding peroxiredoxin-2E-2, chloroplastic, whose amino-acid sequence MATASISALSSAAAAAGKRFVLSSPSLSFASRRIAGPARLRAAAVPGARRFAASAASASTVVATIAVGDKLPDATLSYFDPADGELKTVTVGELTAGKKVVLFAVPGAFTPTCSQKHLPGFIEKAGELRAKGVDTVACVSVNDAFVMKAWKESLGLGEDVQLLSDGNLELTRALGVEMDLSDKPMGLGVRSRRYALLADDGVVKVLNLEEGGAFTTSSAEEMLKAL is encoded by the coding sequence atggccaccgcgTCGATCTCCGCTCTGTCCTCGGCGGCCGCCGCTGCCGGAAAGCGCTTCGTCCTCTCCTCCCCGTCGCTCTCCTTCGCCTCCCGCCGCAtcgccggcccagcccgcctccgcgccgccgccgtcccgggGGCGAGGAGATTCGCGGCTTCCGCGGCATCGGCATCCACTGTCGTGGCCACCATCGCGGTCGGCGACAAGCTGCCCGACGCCACGCTCTCCTACTTCGACCCGGCCGACGGCGAGCTCAAGACGGTGACGGTCGGGGAGCTGACTGCAGGGAAGAAGGTCGTGCTCTTCGCGGTCCCGGGCGCCTTCACCCCGACCTGCTCGCAGAAGCACCTGCCAGGGTTCATCGAGAAAGCGGGCGAGCTCCGCGCCAAGGGGGTGGACACCGTGGCGTGCGTCTCGGTGAACGACGCCTTCGTGATGAAGGCGTGGAAGGAGAGCCTCGGCCTCGGCGAAGACGTGCAGCTGCTGTCTGACGGCAACCTCGAGCTCACCCGCGCGCTCGGCGTGGAGATGGACCTCTCCGACAAGCCCATGGGGCTCGGCGTGCGGTCCCGCCGCTACGCGCTCCTCGCCGACGACGGCGTCGTCAAGGTGCTCAACCTCGAGGAGGGCGGCGCCTTCACCACCAGCAGCGCCGAGGAGATGCTCAAGGCGCTCTGA